The nucleotide window TGGTGCTTTTTATGGAGTGAGCTTCAATGATCTGGAATTCAATTCTGTGCACTTGTGGACTAAGCCACGGCCTCCTATTTGATCATGATGTGGTCTTTATTTTAGGAATTTCTTTATCTCTTATCGTGTTGGAAAATTTCCTAGCATTGTGTGTTTGATATAGTTTTTCTTGCTcaatataagaaatttttttagcACTTagcagtttgtgtgtgcaggtttTTGATGGACATGGTGGCAAAGATGCAGCATGTTTTGTTCGTAATAACATCCTCAAATTTATAACCGAGGACAATCGTTTCCCTGTCAGTGCGAAGAAGGCCATGAAGAGTGCATTTACCAAAGCTGATTATGCTTTTGCTGATTCTGTCTCACTTGATCGATTCTCTGGAACGACAGCACTTACTGCTCTTATTTTAGGAAGGTAAGATTTGATGTCACTTTCTAATGATATTTAGTTTTGTGTTGCAATAAAGTTGAGTTGTACTGGGAGTTGCTATTTGATTTCACTGTTAATGCTTCAAAActtgtttaaaataattttatactgGATCATATAGGCACTAAAGGCCTTGAATGCAttgaaatctacatattttctgtGGCAGCACAATTGTGACATTAGAGGTTATCATATCTCTTTTAAGATTAATACTGTAGCTTGTTCAATGAAGTTGTCATTTTATGGAAAATCATGATTATCTGACGGATGATTATCTTCAGTTTAGTGGAGCTAACTGATATTAATTATCTGAAATGTGAAATACTTGAAGTTTGAACATTACTCTTTCTCGCAAAAATTCCTTTCGAGGCCCTAGAGATTGACAGACCTTATCATCCATATTGCTTGATGATCAGATGCATATAAAGTTTTGTGCTGCATCATAATTTAACAAGGCTTCAGAGAAGTGGCAGGTCATGTATCCACTTAAATGGAGGCACTGCATTTTAATTGTATAATTTGATACAATATGCTTCATAAAAACTATATTCATAAGGTAATTCAAGATTGTTTGGTTGCTTATTGCTGTATCTTTGCTGTTTAAGATTGGTATGGTGATTACTGTTATTTGATCTCTTGAAGTCCTTAGATGTTAATAACTCCGGCTTTTTGTACCTTTGTAGGTCACTGCTAATTGCTAATGCAGGTGATTGCCGAGCTGTACTAGGGAAGCGTGGCCGAGCTATGGAACTTTCGAGAGACCATAAACCTAGCTGCAGTGTGGAACGGCTTAGAATTGAGAAGCTTGGCGGTAGTGTCTATGATGGATATCTCAATGGTCAACTATCGGTAGCAAGGGCTATTGGTGACTGGCACATGAAGGGCTCAAAAGATTCTGCTTGCCCGTTGATCGCCGAACCAGAGTTGCAGGAGACACTTCTCACAGAAGAAGACGAGTTTTTGATACTGGGCTGTGACGGCCTTTGGGATGTCATGAGCAGTCAGTGTGCAGTGACGATAGCGAGGAAGGAGCTCATGGCTCACAATGATCCGGAGAGGTGCTCAAGGGAACTCGTGCAAGAAGCACTGAAGCGAAACACTTGCGACAATCTAACTGTGGTGGTCGTCTGCTTTTCTCCAGATCCACCTCCTCGCATTGAGATCCCGAGACCTC belongs to Musa acuminata AAA Group cultivar baxijiao chromosome BXJ3-5, Cavendish_Baxijiao_AAA, whole genome shotgun sequence and includes:
- the LOC135583050 gene encoding probable protein phosphatase 2C 27, which encodes MVWKDSMAASTEFPPPMVMLDGKYGSKENGSLIVGGSEDLNTSEGRKDVKVGKPPRHLSVFRHTVGLVGLDLNLGTLGLICPQEGQSAFLPVFRSGSCSEIGPKPYMEDEHICIDNLVKHLGASVNCPSPGAFYGVFDGHGGKDAACFVRNNILKFITEDNRFPVSAKKAMKSAFTKADYAFADSVSLDRFSGTTALTALILGRSLLIANAGDCRAVLGKRGRAMELSRDHKPSCSVERLRIEKLGGSVYDGYLNGQLSVARAIGDWHMKGSKDSACPLIAEPELQETLLTEEDEFLILGCDGLWDVMSSQCAVTIARKELMAHNDPERCSRELVQEALKRNTCDNLTVVVVCFSPDPPPRIEIPRPRVRRSISMEGLHLLQGALDSNM